A single window of Vicingaceae bacterium DNA harbors:
- the hutU gene encoding urocanate hydratase has product MTDFQKAILQGIPDELPPKKGPTPGISHAPKRKDILSKEEKILAIKNALRYFPEKFHQELAVEFAEELRNYGRIYMYRFRPDYPMYARPIEEYPGKLIHAKAIMLMIQNNLDPAVAQHPEELITYGGNGAVFQNWAQYLLTMKYLALMDDHQTLVMYSGHPLGLFPSHPGAPRVVVTNGMMIPNYSKYEDWERYNALGVTQYGQMTAGSYMYIGPQGIVHGTTITVMNAARLKFGKIIPEGVLFVSSGLGGMSGAQPKAAKIAGLVSIVAEINPSAALKRYRQGWVDEIVEDLDEVIDKAQNAREKGQSLSLAYLGNVVDLWEKLAERNIRVDIGSDQTSLHNPWSGGYYPVGISFEEANRMMAEEPEKFKELVRSSLRRQVAAINQLTANGMYFFDYGNAFLLEAKRAGANVEGENKEFRYPSYVQDILGPLCFDYGFGPFRWVCTSGKEEDLDMTDRIAYEVLKEIRQNAPESIQQQLDDNIHWIKNAKQNRLVVGSKARILYADAEGRIKISAAFNKAIREGKISAPIVLGRDHHDVSGTDSPYRETSNIYDGSRFTADMAVHNFVGDAFRGATWVSLHNGGGVGWGEVINGGFGLVLDGSDQADRNLKNMLFWDVNNGIARRAWARNKEALEAIQREMQRTPGLNVTLPNPADEGLIGDIVNTLWK; this is encoded by the coding sequence ATTTTACAAGGAATACCGGATGAATTGCCTCCAAAAAAAGGTCCGACACCCGGAATTTCGCATGCTCCAAAAAGAAAAGATATCTTATCGAAAGAAGAAAAAATATTGGCTATTAAAAATGCCTTGAGGTATTTCCCTGAAAAATTTCATCAAGAGTTGGCTGTTGAATTTGCCGAGGAGTTAAGAAATTACGGCAGAATTTATATGTACCGTTTCCGTCCCGATTATCCTATGTATGCAAGACCCATTGAAGAATATCCCGGAAAATTGATACATGCCAAAGCTATCATGTTGATGATTCAAAACAATCTTGACCCGGCAGTAGCCCAACATCCCGAGGAGTTGATTACTTATGGAGGCAATGGTGCTGTCTTTCAAAACTGGGCTCAATATCTGTTGACCATGAAATATCTTGCCCTGATGGATGACCACCAAACATTGGTGATGTATAGTGGACATCCGTTGGGTTTGTTCCCTTCACATCCCGGAGCGCCACGGGTCGTGGTAACAAATGGGATGATGATACCAAACTATAGTAAATATGAAGATTGGGAACGTTACAATGCACTCGGGGTTACGCAATACGGGCAAATGACGGCCGGCTCGTATATGTATATAGGGCCGCAGGGAATAGTGCACGGCACTACCATTACTGTGATGAATGCAGCACGTTTGAAATTTGGGAAGATTATACCTGAAGGCGTATTGTTTGTTAGTTCAGGACTTGGAGGCATGAGTGGGGCGCAACCTAAAGCAGCTAAAATTGCCGGCCTTGTCAGCATCGTGGCAGAAATCAATCCTTCAGCTGCCTTGAAAAGATATCGACAAGGTTGGGTGGATGAAATTGTAGAAGACCTTGATGAGGTTATCGATAAAGCACAAAATGCAAGAGAAAAAGGTCAGTCATTATCTTTGGCCTATCTTGGGAATGTAGTTGATTTATGGGAAAAACTTGCAGAGAGAAATATACGTGTGGATATTGGAAGTGATCAAACATCGCTGCATAATCCATGGTCAGGAGGTTATTATCCTGTAGGTATTAGTTTTGAAGAAGCCAACAGAATGATGGCCGAAGAACCTGAAAAATTCAAAGAATTGGTAAGAAGTAGTTTGAGAAGACAGGTAGCTGCCATCAATCAATTGACCGCAAATGGTATGTATTTTTTTGATTACGGGAATGCTTTCTTGTTAGAGGCAAAAAGAGCCGGTGCAAATGTGGAGGGAGAGAACAAAGAATTCAGATATCCTTCATACGTACAAGATATCTTGGGGCCACTATGCTTTGATTATGGTTTTGGACCGTTTAGATGGGTTTGTACAAGTGGTAAAGAAGAAGATTTGGACATGACAGACCGGATCGCCTATGAAGTTTTGAAGGAAATCAGGCAAAATGCTCCGGAATCGATTCAACAACAACTTGACGATAATATCCATTGGATTAAAAATGCCAAACAAAACCGTTTGGTGGTTGGTTCAAAAGCCCGAATTTTATATGCCGATGCAGAAGGAAGAATCAAAATATCCGCTGCCTTTAACAAGGCCATCAGAGAAGGGAAAATAAGCGCCCCGATAGTGTTAGGCCGTGACCATCATGATGTGAGTGGTACCGATTCTCCCTACAGAGAAACAAGCAATATTTATGACGGTTCAAGATTCACTGCCGATATGGCCGTTCATAATTTTGTGGGCGATGCATTTAGAGGTGCCACGTGGGTGAGTTTGCATAATGGAGGTGGCGTTGGTTGGGGAGAGGTTATAAATGGTGGGTTTGGTTTAGTGCTGGATGGAAGTGATCAGGCAGATCGGAATTTAAAAAATATGCTTTTTTGGGATGTGAATAATGGTATTGCACGCAGAGCCTGGGCAAGAAACAAAGAAGCACTTGAAGCTATTCAAAGAGAAATGCAAAGAACACCGGGGTTGAATGTAACCTTACCTAATCCGGCAGATGAAGGATTAATCGGAGACATTGTGAATACATTATGGAAATGA
- a CDS encoding cystathionine beta-lyase, giving the protein MKFGTKAIHAGVEPDPVTGAIMTPIYQTSTYVQDGIGKHKGYEYSRTHNPTRTALQNALAALENGKYGICFASGLAATDAVLKLLKPGDEVIATNDLYGGTYRIFKTIFEPFGIKFTFLPLQEAGILKKHLHEKVKMVWVETPTNPTLNIIDIAQIKKDLGENDHIILAVDNTFASPYLQNPLDLGADLVVHSVTKYLAGHSDVVMGAVITNNDHLASELYRIQNSCGAVPGPQDCFLVLRGIKTLHVRMQRHCENAQSIAEFLINHPLVDKVYYPGLEIHPNHEIAKKQMKNFGGMISFTLKDNILDAAKKVVENLKIFSLAESLGGVESLVGHPATMTHASIPKEEREKAGVTDSLIRLSVGIEDIDDLIKDLESALKITANERV; this is encoded by the coding sequence ATGAAATTTGGAACCAAAGCCATACATGCCGGAGTGGAACCCGATCCGGTGACGGGAGCTATCATGACGCCAATATATCAAACATCCACTTATGTGCAGGATGGGATTGGTAAGCACAAAGGATATGAGTACAGCCGTACACACAACCCTACCAGAACAGCATTACAAAATGCTTTGGCAGCATTGGAAAACGGTAAATATGGAATTTGTTTTGCCAGTGGATTGGCCGCCACTGATGCGGTACTTAAATTGTTGAAACCCGGAGACGAAGTAATTGCCACCAACGATTTATATGGAGGAACTTACCGTATTTTTAAAACTATTTTCGAACCATTTGGCATAAAGTTCACCTTTTTGCCATTACAAGAAGCCGGAATATTAAAAAAACATCTGCATGAAAAGGTGAAAATGGTTTGGGTGGAAACACCAACAAATCCAACTTTGAATATAATTGATATTGCACAAATAAAAAAGGATTTAGGGGAGAATGACCATATAATTCTGGCTGTTGACAATACATTTGCTTCACCATATCTGCAAAATCCTTTGGATTTGGGGGCTGATTTGGTTGTACACAGTGTGACAAAATATCTTGCCGGACATTCTGATGTGGTAATGGGTGCGGTAATTACCAATAACGACCATTTGGCGAGCGAACTATACAGAATCCAAAATAGTTGCGGAGCAGTACCGGGACCACAAGATTGCTTTTTGGTGTTGAGGGGTATAAAAACATTGCATGTCAGAATGCAACGTCATTGTGAAAACGCTCAATCAATAGCTGAATTTTTAATAAACCATCCACTTGTTGACAAAGTTTATTATCCGGGCTTGGAAATTCATCCCAATCATGAAATAGCCAAAAAACAAATGAAAAATTTCGGAGGGATGATTTCATTTACACTGAAGGACAATATCCTTGATGCAGCCAAAAAGGTGGTAGAAAATTTAAAGATATTTTCTTTGGCAGAATCTTTAGGTGGTGTTGAATCATTGGTCGGGCATCCGGCCACAATGACCCATGCTTCGATTCCTAAAGAAGAACGTGAAAAAGCAGGAGTAACTGATAGTTTGATACGCTTAAGTGTGGGCATTGAAGATATAGATGATCTGATCAAAGATCTTGAATCAGCTTTAAAAATTACTGCGAATGAAAGGGTATAA
- a CDS encoding potassium transporter Trk: protein MKGYKYAVIGLGLFGTAIAKKLAKKGAEVLAIDNNEDHIDEIKDEVAYAVCLDATDKKALKSQNIEDYDAVVVAIGENFEALLLCVVYLQELNIKRIIARANGIHQRKILEKIGIKEILSPEDEVGNVVAERLLNPNLLSVLQFPDNYEIAELQAPENIINRSLKDINLEKKYNLKLITIKRSYEVEKDGEIVYDQHIIGMTTPETTIYDKDTIVIFGKEEDIQKFLEINS, encoded by the coding sequence ATGAAAGGGTATAAATATGCTGTCATAGGCCTTGGATTGTTTGGAACAGCCATTGCTAAAAAATTGGCAAAAAAAGGGGCTGAGGTATTGGCCATTGACAATAACGAAGATCATATTGATGAAATTAAAGATGAAGTGGCTTATGCGGTATGTCTTGATGCAACCGACAAAAAGGCCTTGAAATCGCAAAACATCGAAGATTATGATGCCGTGGTGGTGGCAATTGGTGAAAATTTTGAAGCATTGTTGTTGTGTGTGGTTTATCTGCAAGAATTGAATATCAAAAGAATCATTGCTAGGGCCAACGGCATACATCAGAGAAAAATACTTGAAAAGATAGGAATCAAAGAAATTCTTTCGCCCGAAGATGAGGTAGGGAATGTTGTGGCAGAACGACTGCTTAATCCAAACTTATTGTCTGTTTTACAATTTCCCGACAATTATGAAATTGCCGAACTCCAAGCACCCGAAAATATTATTAACCGTAGTTTGAAAGATATCAACCTTGAAAAAAAATATAACTTAAAGTTGATAACAATTAAACGCTCTTATGAAGTGGAAAAAGATGGGGAAATCGTGTATGATCAACATATAATCGGTATGACTACCCCGGAAACGACCATATATGACAAAGACACCATTGTTATCTTTGGCAAAGAAGAAGATATTCAAAAATTTCTTGAAATCAACTCATAA
- the gmk gene encoding guanylate kinase, translating to MNQGKAIIISAPSGSGKTSIVHRLMQFPELNLRFSVSATTRGKRQGETDGKDYYFLTKEEFSRKINNNEFIEWEEVYPGTFYGTLKSDVENLFRQGYNVIFDVDVKGGLSLKKYFGDKALSIFIKVPSIELLEQRLRQRKTETEEKLKERIAKAKWEMTFENRFDMTIVNDDLHRATKEAYEVIKKFLQA from the coding sequence ATGAATCAAGGTAAGGCAATAATCATATCTGCACCCTCCGGATCAGGTAAAACAAGCATCGTACATCGTTTAATGCAATTCCCCGAGTTAAACCTACGTTTTTCTGTAAGTGCCACAACTCGAGGCAAACGTCAGGGAGAAACAGACGGAAAGGATTATTATTTTCTGACAAAAGAAGAATTTTCCCGTAAAATCAATAACAATGAATTTATTGAATGGGAAGAAGTGTATCCGGGCACATTTTACGGTACCTTGAAAAGCGATGTTGAGAATTTGTTCAGACAAGGATATAATGTGATATTTGATGTGGATGTAAAAGGTGGCCTGTCGTTAAAAAAATATTTTGGGGATAAAGCATTGAGCATCTTCATTAAAGTGCCATCTATAGAATTATTGGAGCAACGTTTAAGGCAAAGAAAAACCGAAACCGAAGAAAAATTGAAAGAAAGAATTGCCAAAGCAAAGTGGGAGATGACTTTTGAAAATCGGTTTGATATGACCATTGTCAATGATGATCTGCATAGAGCCACAAAAGAAGCATACGAAGTTATCAAGAAATTTTTACAAGCATGA
- the nadD gene encoding putative nicotinate-nucleotide adenylyltransferase, translating to MRIGLFFGTFNPIHVGHLIIANYMAHNTDLEQVWLVVTPHNPHKDKSTLLADHHRYYMCQLAIEDNPKLRVSNIEFKLPQPSYTVVTLAELRHQYPQHQFILIMGEDNLMTLHKWKNPKEILTHHQIYVYPRKGIESFEREFKLDESIKSYQHRIKMFNLPLIHLSASFIRKCIRENKNVRYLIPDKIYNYIKEMHFYE from the coding sequence ATGAGAATAGGACTATTTTTTGGCACATTTAATCCTATTCATGTCGGACATTTAATCATTGCCAATTATATGGCCCACAATACCGACCTCGAACAGGTTTGGTTAGTGGTCACACCTCACAATCCCCATAAGGATAAATCTACTTTGTTGGCCGATCATCATCGATATTATATGTGTCAATTGGCTATTGAAGATAACCCAAAATTGAGAGTGTCAAACATAGAGTTTAAACTTCCTCAACCTTCTTATACTGTGGTTACACTTGCCGAATTGCGGCATCAATATCCCCAACATCAATTTATTTTAATTATGGGAGAAGACAACTTAATGACATTGCACAAATGGAAAAATCCTAAAGAAATTTTAACCCATCATCAGATATATGTATATCCCAGAAAGGGAATTGAAAGTTTTGAACGGGAATTTAAATTGGACGAATCGATAAAATCTTATCAACACCGTATTAAAATGTTTAACCTTCCTTTGATTCATTTATCGGCATCGTTTATAAGAAAATGCATCAGAGAAAATAAAAATGTACGTTATTTGATTCCGGACAAAATATATAATTACATTAAAGAAATGCACTTTTATGAATAA
- a CDS encoding SLC13 family permease: MQKKYFKLLVVALILILEWILLQLIGSLDNKLRYTVFAGSMMIACWVTELVPLYITGFLPLLIFPLLGVNTIKSTAQAYGNPVIFVFIGGFFIATALEKHKVHLRMALWILKQYGDSLQNVLYSIVFLTAILSMWISNTATAILILPVVLGVLEYLKGNAFISDQTYQNFSKSLVLSIAYAANAGGIATIIGTPPNLVAISILDELNIYHISFSQWLLIGVPFTLLLLTGLVIVFKWIYPVHANDKMKELKKYFLKQYEMLGPPKYAQKASIAVMSLVAILWITKDFIAKKMGITAPDDATIAVLGIFLLFIIPSKNAQNETLLTFEDSRKVPWDLWVLFGGGLALADALDKSGILKMAGGFLIESLNVHSMTFIVLLGAITILFTEFMSNVAQVTVLTPLIIAIARESGLDVLPIVIYVTILSSCGFMMPMGTPPNAIAFGTGFVSMKDMMKTGFLINLVSLIVAFLLYLSLQSLNIF; this comes from the coding sequence ATGCAAAAAAAATATTTCAAGCTCCTGGTTGTCGCTTTAATTTTGATTCTTGAGTGGATTTTATTGCAATTGATAGGAAGTTTGGATAACAAACTAAGGTATACGGTTTTTGCCGGATCAATGATGATTGCATGTTGGGTAACAGAACTGGTTCCTTTGTATATAACCGGATTTTTGCCTTTATTGATATTTCCGTTATTGGGAGTAAATACCATAAAATCGACGGCACAGGCCTATGGCAATCCTGTCATATTTGTTTTTATCGGAGGTTTTTTTATTGCCACTGCTTTGGAAAAACACAAAGTGCATCTCAGAATGGCATTATGGATATTAAAACAATATGGCGATTCTCTACAAAATGTTTTATATTCCATAGTATTCTTGACTGCAATCTTGAGTATGTGGATTAGTAACACAGCCACCGCCATTTTGATTTTACCGGTTGTGTTGGGAGTTTTGGAGTATTTAAAAGGCAATGCTTTTATAAGCGATCAGACCTATCAAAACTTTTCAAAATCGCTGGTATTGTCAATTGCTTATGCTGCCAATGCAGGTGGTATTGCTACCATAATAGGTACCCCGCCCAATTTAGTGGCAATTTCGATCCTGGATGAATTAAATATTTATCATATTTCTTTTTCACAATGGTTATTGATAGGTGTGCCTTTCACATTATTATTGCTCACCGGACTTGTGATTGTTTTCAAATGGATTTATCCTGTGCATGCGAATGACAAAATGAAGGAATTGAAAAAATATTTTTTGAAGCAATATGAAATGCTTGGCCCGCCTAAATATGCCCAAAAAGCTTCCATTGCTGTTATGTCTTTGGTGGCAATTCTATGGATAACAAAAGATTTTATCGCCAAAAAAATGGGCATAACGGCCCCGGATGATGCAACCATCGCTGTTTTAGGTATTTTTTTGTTATTTATCATCCCATCCAAAAATGCACAAAATGAAACTTTATTGACTTTTGAAGATTCTCGTAAAGTCCCATGGGATTTATGGGTGTTGTTTGGAGGAGGACTGGCTTTGGCCGATGCGCTTGACAAATCCGGAATCCTGAAAATGGCAGGTGGATTTTTGATAGAGTCCTTAAATGTGCATTCAATGACTTTTATTGTCTTACTTGGTGCAATCACGATATTGTTTACAGAATTTATGTCCAATGTTGCCCAAGTTACGGTGCTTACACCATTAATCATTGCCATAGCCCGTGAAAGTGGTCTGGATGTATTGCCAATTGTAATTTACGTCACTATTCTTTCGAGCTGCGGTTTTATGATGCCCATGGGTACACCTCCAAATGCCATTGCTTTCGGAACAGGATTCGTTTCGATGAAAGATATGATGAAAACGGGATTTTTGATCAATCTTGTGTCTTTGATCGTCGCTTTTCTATTATACTTAAGTTTGCAAAGTTTAAATATCTTTTAA
- a CDS encoding thioesterase, translated as MDTRDNMENKQLKNLLELYRQSNRFGPWLGMDFTIEDGQVIYTLKTHHDHLATPEYVHGGVLAALMDAVMGVTALNEVYREGKLVATIEMKLNYLRPVKSNQVLQAKAKIVSKGKRIIVLEGFIFNETQEIVSIGTGTFTTYSYSL; from the coding sequence ATGGACACAAGAGATAATATGGAAAATAAGCAATTAAAAAATTTGTTGGAATTATATCGCCAAAGCAATCGATTTGGTCCTTGGCTGGGAATGGATTTTACGATAGAAGATGGTCAAGTGATTTATACTTTAAAAACACATCATGATCATTTGGCCACACCGGAATATGTTCATGGAGGTGTGCTGGCGGCATTGATGGATGCAGTGATGGGAGTGACGGCATTAAATGAGGTATATCGTGAAGGGAAACTGGTGGCAACCATTGAAATGAAACTGAATTATCTTAGACCCGTAAAAAGCAACCAGGTGCTTCAAGCAAAAGCAAAGATTGTTTCCAAGGGGAAAAGAATAATTGTTTTGGAAGGGTTTATTTTTAATGAAACTCAAGAAATTGTTTCAATAGGCACGGGAACGTTTACAACTTATTCATATTCCTTATGA
- a CDS encoding membrane protein, protein MKKIIFCCVIIFAIHWQEFYAQQLISGNYLNQNLYLINPATAGLKNDSIPVSVHYRNQWTGFTGSPKTLFLSSNGKFNDYNALGGWLAMEKIGPFNTFSGQFSYTYYTFLHPKIKMGLSLAGRFQQYALDRNYLKPDNDNDQLLNTNFKNTWTGNASFGIHLEHEYVFLGLAAPNLFETKIKLTESKNNVEQTHYYSYMGGYIPLSRLWVVSPIFGARFTNAAPLQFDFSAKAIYNQKYWAGINFRTGESIGAFAGLNYNKLSFGYTFEYVFNSLKFATLGSHEIMLVYQMKFKSPPSAPQDAQPTEN, encoded by the coding sequence ATGAAAAAAATAATATTTTGCTGTGTCATTATCTTTGCAATACATTGGCAAGAATTTTATGCCCAACAGTTGATATCAGGCAATTATTTAAATCAAAATTTATATTTAATTAATCCGGCTACTGCCGGATTGAAAAATGATTCGATACCTGTTTCGGTTCATTACAGAAACCAGTGGACGGGATTTACCGGATCTCCTAAAACTTTGTTTTTAAGTTCCAACGGAAAGTTCAATGATTATAATGCCTTGGGAGGATGGTTGGCGATGGAAAAAATCGGACCATTCAATACCTTTTCCGGACAATTTTCATATACTTATTATACATTTCTTCATCCAAAAATAAAAATGGGGTTGTCTTTGGCAGGAAGGTTTCAACAGTATGCTCTGGATAGAAATTATCTAAAACCTGATAATGACAACGATCAATTGCTGAATACAAATTTTAAAAACACTTGGACCGGAAATGCAAGTTTCGGAATTCATCTCGAACATGAATATGTATTTTTAGGATTGGCTGCCCCTAATTTATTCGAAACCAAAATTAAATTAACCGAGTCAAAGAATAATGTAGAACAAACTCACTATTACAGCTATATGGGAGGTTATATACCACTGTCGAGATTATGGGTGGTCTCGCCAATCTTTGGAGCCCGCTTTACAAATGCCGCTCCGTTGCAATTCGATTTTTCTGCCAAAGCAATTTACAACCAGAAATACTGGGCCGGCATTAATTTTAGAACGGGAGAGTCTATAGGCGCTTTTGCAGGTTTAAATTACAACAAATTGAGTTTTGGATATACGTTTGAATATGTCTTTAATTCATTGAAATTTGCAACTCTTGGCAGTCATGAAATAATGTTAGTATATCAAATGAAATTTAAATCTCCTCCTTCTGCTCCCCAAGATGCTCAACCAACAGAGAATTAA
- the rodA gene encoding rod shape-determining protein RodA — MKESFLKKIDWITLLLYLILIIIGWISIYAAVYDEQHKFILDLTQRYGKQALWIGIAIFSGIIIFSLDIAAITSPVYLYYALTILLMSLTYFIAPEIKGAKAWIQLGDFALQPSEFAKITTALALAKFLGNPYNPFGPKMRLIIASFIILLPAIITLLQNDTGSALVFLSFIIVLHREQYIGNFLTIGIFLGILAILSLYFNEKVYDIAGLNISFHLLLSLILFVIFSLYLYSNKLKLRRNKSILRHTIILYIITLLVIWGTGLFFDHILEPHQKVRINILLGKEFDPKGSGYNLLQSLIAIGSGGLTGKGFLQGTQTKYNFVPEQSTDFIFCTIGEEWGFLGTSFFIIIFIGLLFRIMYLAERQRSAFSRIYGYGLMAVLFFHFVINIGMTIGLMPVIGIPLPFISYGGSSMIAFSIFLFIFLKLDMERYYMIR, encoded by the coding sequence ATGAAAGAAAGTTTTTTAAAAAAAATTGACTGGATTACTTTGCTGCTATATTTAATTTTAATTATCATCGGATGGATAAGTATATACGCTGCTGTTTATGACGAACAACACAAATTTATTTTAGATTTGACGCAACGCTATGGCAAGCAGGCATTGTGGATTGGAATTGCCATCTTTTCAGGAATAATTATTTTTTCCTTGGATATTGCAGCAATCACATCACCTGTTTATTTGTATTATGCATTAACCATTTTGTTGATGTCATTGACATATTTTATTGCCCCCGAAATTAAAGGAGCAAAAGCATGGATTCAATTAGGTGATTTTGCACTTCAACCATCCGAATTTGCCAAAATAACCACAGCACTTGCTTTAGCCAAATTTTTAGGCAATCCATATAATCCTTTCGGGCCAAAGATGCGGTTGATCATTGCTTCTTTCATAATTCTCTTGCCGGCTATAATTACCTTATTGCAAAACGACACAGGTTCGGCACTGGTATTTCTATCTTTTATCATTGTTTTGCATAGAGAGCAGTATATCGGCAACTTTCTGACTATTGGGATTTTTTTGGGAATATTGGCTATTTTGTCCTTATACTTCAATGAAAAAGTTTACGACATTGCCGGATTGAACATTTCTTTTCACTTATTATTGTCTTTAATATTGTTCGTTATATTTTCGCTATATTTATATTCCAATAAATTAAAACTACGACGAAACAAATCCATATTGCGTCATACAATCATACTATATATTATAACTTTATTGGTCATTTGGGGCACGGGATTATTTTTCGATCATATACTTGAACCTCATCAAAAGGTGAGAATAAATATTTTGCTTGGAAAAGAGTTTGACCCTAAAGGTTCCGGTTATAATTTGTTACAGAGTTTGATAGCCATCGGCTCCGGAGGTCTTACAGGAAAGGGCTTTTTACAAGGCACTCAAACAAAATACAACTTTGTTCCGGAACAAAGCACCGATTTTATTTTTTGTACCATAGGAGAAGAATGGGGCTTCTTGGGAACTTCTTTTTTCATAATTATTTTTATTGGCCTATTGTTTAGAATAATGTATTTGGCCGAACGTCAGAGATCCGCTTTTAGCAGGATTTATGGTTATGGTTTAATGGCAGTATTGTTTTTTCATTTTGTCATCAATATAGGAATGACTATTGGATTGATGCCTGTCATAGGAATACCTTTACCCTTTATCAGCTACGGGGGATCTTCTATGATAGCATTCAGTATATTTTTATTTATTTTTCTGAAATTGGACATGGAAAGGTATTATATGATCAGATAA